The window GCCATAGGCCTCTTCCAGCGACCGCCGGACTGCCGGGCCGAGATTGAAGCGCGTGACCTCGACAAAGCTGTACGCGCTGCGGGCACCGCCCGGAGATGCATCGAACCAGACACTGGCGTGCGTTATGCGGTAACGCGTTCTTTCCAGAGGCGCCTCGCCAAGCTGCAGAGCCAGCACAGCCATGGTGAGCGGATCGACGCTGGCGGCAGGCAGCAGCGCCGATCGCGCTGCGTCATTGCCTTCAAGCGCCGCATTGATTGCATCGGCCAGCTCGTCGGCATCAACAGGGTCGAAGCCTCCGCTCTGGACGTAGCCATCGATAGTCGCGTCGTCCGGACTGGTGGCGTGATTGGCCAGAAGAGCGAGCACAAGCGTAGCCGTCAGCATGGGGTGTCCTCCTGATGAGACGCCGGTCAAGGCGCTGTCCCGCGTCCCGGACCAGGCCGATATGTATCAGCCTGTCCGGGGGTGACAGCACGGCGGCGCGGGTTTCGATCAAGATCAGGCCCGTGCGTCGTCAGTTCAGCGATGCATCGTGATCGTAGCGCCGTTGGCTAGCAGGCCATGTCAAAGCGCAGCGTGTTGCCATCGGGATACTGTATATCGCCCACGCCCGGATTGTGGTTAGGCGTCAGTTCCACTTCGCCGCTCGCACGGCTTTCGGTGGATGTGTCGAGCACAAGTTGCTGGGCTGAATAGCGTTCCAGAACACGCCAGTTCTCGCCGAGCAGTTCCAGCGTCACGCTGGCATTGCTGGTGTCATAAGAGCCATCATTATCGACCCAGTAACGAACCTGAATGGAGTTCTGGTCCGACGAGGCCGTTATGGTCCACTGCTCGCCACCGGGAATGGCCCGGCAACGCGTGTTCTCAAATGACAGGTCTTCACCAGCCCAGTTCGCGGTTGCCGAGCCTTCGGATTGCGAGCCGCCGGTGTTTTCTTCGCCGCCACATGCGGCGAGAGCGAGCCCCAGGAGAGCTGCGGCTGGCATAGTCACAAGAGATTTCGTCATTGGTGTTGTCCCAGGTTGCTGTAAATTTGAAGGTGTCTGGATCGGCGCGGTGCCGAATGCTTTCAGGTTCATTGTTTGTGGATTGGATGCCTGACGTCAGGCTGTCTGCCGGATTGGTGACTCGTCCTGACGGGCGGCAAAGGGCGACATGCCCTGCATGACCAGAGCGACCAGCTCGCTTTGCCTGCTCGCGCCGGTCTTCTCGAATATCCGTTTCAGATAGCCTTTGCCGGTATTCTGGGAGATGCCCCGTTCGCGGCAAGCGGCGGTCAGCCCCACGCCGCGAACAAGACTTTCGGCCAGCCCGGCTTCGGCCGGCGTGAGATTATATAGAGCTGCCAGACTTTCAGCGTCCGGGCAGACGGCTTCGGGCTCACGGACGATGACCGCAATGCGCGGCGCCCCGGCGTCTTGCGGTTCCATGCGCTGGGCCATCATTTCCAGCGCGCCGCCCCCTGCCAGGTCTTCAATCCTGAGAAGGGCGCGTTCACCCGAGAGCGCAGCCTCAAGGCTCTGGGTGAGCGCCTGCATGTCACCGCAACGGCGCGCGCCGAGCGTCCCGCATCTCCAGACCAGGCCCCGGCTGCCATTTGACAGGATCGCCGCCCAGGTCTTGTTGGACAGCAATACCTGGCGCCTGCGGCCGAGCACCGCGAAACCCAGTCCCAGCATGTCCATGCCCGAGCAGGCGACCTTGTCTGGCAAGGGCATGGACGGCAGACCCGGTGCGATCATGTTCATTGCGTGCGTTCCCCTTTTGACGCGGCGGCTTTGCTGCACTTGCACTCCGCCTGTACCTAAAGAAACGGCAAGGAGGCCCCGAAGCGGACATCAGGGGGGTATTTTTCTTGAGTTTCCCGTATCCGGCCTAGTAGTCTGGACCGGGTGGGGCTTGGGGACGCACCAGAAACAAGGTCCTGAAATATGCTCGATTTCGGCTTTGAGAGGCCGCCAGAAATAGCGGCTGCAGCAGACAGGCTCGTCCCGGCGCTCTGGGATGATCTGCGCTCGGTAGCCAAACGTGAGCGCCGCCGGGTCCGTGCCGGTTATACGCTCCAGACCACGGCGCTTGTCGGCGAGGCCTGGCTCAAGCTGCGGCGGCGTGAAGCGTTCGTCGATGACAGCCATTTCCTGCGGGCATCGGCGATAGCCATGCGCTGCGTGCTGATCGACCATGCGCGCCAGCGGCTGACAGCCAAGCGCGGACAAGGCCGTATCGAAGCGCTGACCGACGATATTGAGCCCTATTGGGAAAGCGATGAACGCCTCATCGAGCTGGATGAGGCGCTTACGCGTCTTGGCGCATTGAACCCCCGCCTGGCCGAAGTGGTCGAGCTACGCTTCTTCGGCGGTTATACCGAGGCACAGATCGCGCCGCTTCTCGAGATTACCGAAAGAACCGTCCGGCGCGACTGGGTCAAGGCCAAGGCATGGCTCTTCCGCGAGATGTCTGTTCAGGACGAGGCGGAAGACTAAGTGCCCTACATCCCGTGACTTTCCCGAATGCCTTCGATGGCACGCAGCTGCAGGCCTGCCGCCGGTCCGAGCGCACTCAGCGCCGCTTCGGCCTCATCCAGTAACGCTCCGGCCTGACGGGTATCACCTTCGCTGGCCAGCACCCGCGCCATGGCGATGGCGACAAGCGCGCTGGCCGGGCCAGGACCATCGCTTGCTTCCGTGATTTCATCATAGGCATCTCTGGCGATCCGCAGCGCGTTATCCGTGTCGCCAATCCCTGCCTTGGCCTCGCTATGACCTGCAACGGCGGAGGCATAGGTCAGGCTCGCCGGGCCGGCATGCTCGCGCGCCATGGCCGCTGCCTCACGCAGGTGCGGCAGAGCCTCCCCCGGCCTGCCCAGATTGATCAGTGTCTTGCCGTAATTATTGAGCACCGCTGCCGTCGTCGCGGATGGCCCGTAGGAGGCGCGCCGATTGTCCAGTATCTCCCTGAAAAGGGGCTCGGCGGCGGCATGGTCACCGGAGACCACCTGCACTGCGGCCAGATTGTTCAGCGTGTTCAGGGCGTCCGGCCCGTCATCCAGCCCCGTCGCGCGCCAGACGGCCAGCGCTTCGC is drawn from Glycocaulis alkaliphilus and contains these coding sequences:
- a CDS encoding helix-turn-helix transcriptional regulator — translated: MNMIAPGLPSMPLPDKVACSGMDMLGLGFAVLGRRRQVLLSNKTWAAILSNGSRGLVWRCGTLGARRCGDMQALTQSLEAALSGERALLRIEDLAGGGALEMMAQRMEPQDAGAPRIAVIVREPEAVCPDAESLAALYNLTPAEAGLAESLVRGVGLTAACRERGISQNTGKGYLKRIFEKTGASRQSELVALVMQGMSPFAARQDESPIRQTA
- a CDS encoding ECF-type sigma factor, whose protein sequence is MLDFGFERPPEIAAAADRLVPALWDDLRSVAKRERRRVRAGYTLQTTALVGEAWLKLRRREAFVDDSHFLRASAIAMRCVLIDHARQRLTAKRGQGRIEALTDDIEPYWESDERLIELDEALTRLGALNPRLAEVVELRFFGGYTEAQIAPLLEITERTVRRDWVKAKAWLFREMSVQDEAED